The sequence TCCCATTGAACTTCTCGTCCGCTCAGCCTCCTGCATATCCGGCGGACGTCTGTGCATGGGCATGTATACGGCGTTTGAGCATCGTTGAGTTTGCCCGCTCCTGCTTGATCCGCACATCCCTCAACCGGTTGAGCCTGGATGTCCAGCCGGTTGTCTGCTTCCCGAGTTCTTCTCCACACCCTCCCGACCACTACCCATAAAAGCCCTCGCGGCAAATGCCTCTGGATGAAAGTGATGGTCGGGGGGACGTTCGATCCCCTGCATGCTGGACATCGGAAACTCCTTTCCCGCTCCTTTGAACTCGCGGGATCTAGCGGAGAGGTGATCATCGGGTTGACGACCGACGATTTTGCCAGCGCAAAAGTGCACCCCGTCCACCCCTACGACAAAAGGCTCGAAAACATCACCTCGTTCATCCGCGAGCAAGGTTATACCGCAACGTGGAAGGTCGAACCGCTCGCCGACCGCTACGGCAGCGCTCTTGATGCGGACTTCGATATTCTTGTCGTCTCCGAAGAGACCTTCCCGGTTGCCGTGGAGATCAACGAACTCCGTCGAGAACGCGGAAGAAAAAAAGTGGATCTCTATGAGGTCTCATGTGTCCTCGCTGAAGACGGCCGGAGAATCTCGAGCACCCGGATCTACCGGGGGGAGATAGACCGTCAGGGCCGTCTGCTTAAATGATGTAGTTTGCGATCTCGCCCTTTTTGATCAGCCAGTCGCAGTAACGGCAGTGCAGCCCTTTATCGAGGACCTCAAATGTGCTCTCCACCGGCTCGTTCGTGTTCGTGATACAGCCGGGGTTCGGGCACCTGACCACGCCTTTGAGGAGATGCGGGATCTCCACACCTTTCTTCTCCACGACCTGGTAGTCCCGGATGATATTGATCTTTGCCTGCGGCGCAAGCAGGGCGATCCGGTCGACCTCCTCCTTGCGGAGTTCTCTGTTCTCGATCTTGACGATGTCCTTCCTGCCCATCCGCTTGCTCTCGACGTTCGTCGCGATACTCAGGCACTCACGCGTCGACCCGGTGATGCCGAGTATGCGCAAAACGTTTAACGCCTCACCGGCCGTGATGTGGTCGATGACGGTGCCGTTCTTGATCGGGCTGATGATCAGCCCGCCTGACGGGTCCTTCCTGG is a genomic window of Methanoculleus thermophilus containing:
- a CDS encoding phosphopantetheine adenylyltransferase, with product MKVMVGGTFDPLHAGHRKLLSRSFELAGSSGEVIIGLTTDDFASAKVHPVHPYDKRLENITSFIREQGYTATWKVEPLADRYGSALDADFDILVVSEETFPVAVEINELRRERGRKKVDLYEVSCVLAEDGRRISSTRIYRGEIDRQGRLLK
- the pyrI gene encoding aspartate carbamoyltransferase regulatory subunit, with amino-acid sequence MTRKDPSGGLIISPIKNGTVIDHITAGEALNVLRILGITGSTRECLSIATNVESKRMGRKDIVKIENRELRKEEVDRIALLAPQAKINIIRDYQVVEKKGVEIPHLLKGVVRCPNPGCITNTNEPVESTFEVLDKGLHCRYCDWLIKKGEIANYII